A region from the Pseudomonas sp. Teo4 genome encodes:
- a CDS encoding GntR family transcriptional regulator — protein sequence MAEKFKLSNVLVSEQIPAHLARSVIEERLRSAILDGRLPPGTAVRQQELATLFGVSRMPVREALRQLEAQSLLKVEMHKGAVVAPLIGEDAVDTYELRVLLETEALRQSIPLLDADDIARARGYIQQLENETSHAEIGRLNRLFHMTLYSKAPNQKLLRLIENELNEEERFLRFHLSSMGLGKLTQDDHNALADAASDKLVDEAVAVLEKHLNTAARVIRAYLDKQTAR from the coding sequence GTGGCCGAGAAATTCAAACTGAGCAACGTGCTGGTCAGCGAACAGATACCGGCGCACCTGGCCCGCAGCGTGATCGAAGAACGCCTGCGCAGTGCCATTCTTGACGGTCGTTTGCCACCCGGAACGGCTGTGCGCCAACAAGAACTTGCCACGTTGTTCGGTGTCAGCCGCATGCCTGTGCGTGAAGCATTGCGCCAACTGGAGGCGCAGTCGCTGCTCAAGGTGGAGATGCACAAAGGGGCCGTGGTGGCCCCCTTGATCGGCGAAGACGCGGTCGACACCTACGAACTGCGGGTTCTGCTCGAGACCGAAGCGCTGCGCCAATCGATTCCTCTGCTCGATGCCGACGACATTGCGCGGGCCCGCGGATACATCCAGCAGCTGGAAAACGAAACCAGCCACGCTGAAATCGGCCGTCTCAACCGCCTGTTCCATATGACCCTGTACAGCAAGGCACCCAACCAGAAATTGCTACGGCTGATCGAGAATGAGCTCAACGAAGAGGAACGCTTCCTGCGGTTTCACTTGTCTTCGATGGGGCTGGGCAAGTTGACCCAGGACGACCACAACGCCCTGGCCGACGCTGCCAGCGACAAGCTGGTGGACGAAGCGGTGGCTGTACTGGAAAAGCACCTGAACACTGCGGCTCGGGTTATCAGGGCGTACCTGGACAAGCAAACGGCTCGCTGA
- a CDS encoding sigma-70 family RNA polymerase sigma factor, which yields MPSNDAVHTLYSEHHGWLHAWLRSKLGNAADAADLAQDTFVRLLQRREQLELHTPRAFLRTVARGLVIDHWRREELHRAYLEALDHLPEAQVPSAETRELLLELLERIARMLDGLKPKVRRAFLLAQCDGLSHKAIAEQMGISLRSVERHIADALYHCYQLRYDDER from the coding sequence ATGCCTTCCAACGACGCTGTGCATACGCTTTACAGTGAACATCACGGCTGGCTACACGCCTGGCTACGCAGCAAACTGGGCAACGCCGCCGATGCCGCCGACCTGGCTCAGGACACCTTCGTCCGCTTGCTGCAACGCCGCGAGCAGCTGGAGCTGCATACTCCGCGTGCCTTCCTGCGCACAGTGGCCCGCGGCCTGGTGATCGACCACTGGCGTCGCGAGGAGCTGCACAGGGCCTACCTCGAAGCCCTGGACCATCTGCCGGAAGCACAGGTGCCTTCTGCCGAAACCCGGGAGTTGTTGCTGGAGCTGCTGGAACGCATCGCCCGCATGCTCGATGGACTCAAACCTAAGGTGCGCCGCGCCTTCCTGCTGGCTCAATGCGATGGGCTGAGCCACAAGGCGATCGCTGAGCAGATGGGTATTTCGCTACGTTCCGTGGAGCGCCATATCGCTGACGCGCTCTACCATTGCTACCAGCTGCGCTACGACGACGAGCGTTGA